In Nostoc sp. GT001, a genomic segment contains:
- the glmM gene encoding phosphoglucosamine mutase: protein MVSSITRTSGISGGSTSEVEGLGKGIESSFGLNLIPLPANPLFGTDGIRGRVGELLNAPLALQVGFWTGIVLRNHTTQVGPVILGQDSRNSSDMLAMALSAGLTAAGLEVWYLGLCPTPCVAYLTSISDAIGGVMISASHNPPEDNGIKVFGGNGGKLPQILQTEIEAGLRGKISPIARVSNCGRHYSRFELVKDYSSALKKPLNGALNLQGMKIVLDLAWGAAVGLAPSVFTEMGAEVICLHNEADGDRINVNCGSTHLDILAATVQEHNADIGFGFDGDADRVLAVDNTGRQVNGDYILYLWGRHLQQNQQLPDNLIVSTVMANLGFEKAWQQIGGNLIRTAVGDQYVQAEMQRTGGMLGGEQSGHILCRHYAVTGDGLLTALHIASLVREAGVPLSELVDRSFQTYPQLLRNVRVVDRDRRLGWQDCQPVQKAIALAEAAMGDSGRILVRASGTEPVIRVMVEAANAELANYWTNELVSQVQQHLMD from the coding sequence ATGGTTTCATCTATAACTCGGACATCGGGCATTTCTGGGGGTTCTACTTCTGAAGTTGAGGGATTGGGCAAAGGGATTGAGAGCAGTTTTGGACTGAATTTAATCCCATTACCAGCAAATCCCTTATTTGGCACAGATGGGATTCGCGGACGAGTGGGAGAATTACTGAATGCGCCTCTAGCATTGCAAGTTGGTTTTTGGACGGGGATTGTTTTACGTAACCATACTACTCAAGTAGGGCCAGTCATTCTCGGACAGGATTCTAGAAACTCCAGCGATATGCTGGCAATGGCTTTGAGTGCAGGGTTAACAGCAGCGGGGTTAGAGGTTTGGTATTTGGGATTATGCCCCACTCCTTGCGTTGCCTATCTCACCAGTATCAGTGATGCCATTGGCGGAGTGATGATTTCTGCCAGCCACAATCCTCCAGAAGACAATGGGATTAAGGTTTTTGGTGGCAATGGTGGGAAGTTACCGCAAATATTGCAGACAGAAATTGAAGCGGGACTGCGTGGCAAGATATCACCGATCGCGAGAGTCAGTAATTGCGGACGGCATTACTCACGTTTCGAGTTAGTGAAAGATTATAGCTCGGCGTTGAAAAAACCCTTGAATGGTGCCCTAAATCTTCAGGGAATGAAGATTGTTTTAGACTTGGCGTGGGGTGCAGCAGTTGGGTTAGCACCATCAGTATTTACAGAAATGGGGGCAGAGGTAATCTGCTTGCATAACGAGGCAGATGGCGATCGCATTAATGTTAACTGTGGTTCTACGCACCTAGACATTCTGGCAGCAACGGTACAAGAACACAACGCCGACATCGGCTTTGGCTTCGATGGCGATGCCGATCGCGTCTTAGCAGTAGACAATACAGGCAGGCAAGTTAACGGCGATTACATTCTCTACCTGTGGGGACGGCACTTACAACAAAACCAACAATTGCCAGACAACTTGATTGTATCTACAGTCATGGCCAACTTAGGCTTTGAGAAAGCTTGGCAGCAAATTGGTGGTAACTTAATTCGTACCGCAGTCGGCGACCAATACGTGCAAGCCGAAATGCAGCGCACTGGGGGAATGCTAGGTGGCGAACAATCAGGGCATATTCTTTGCCGTCACTATGCCGTAACTGGAGATGGCTTGTTAACAGCATTACACATAGCATCTTTGGTGAGAGAGGCGGGTGTTCCCTTGAGCGAATTAGTAGATCGAAGCTTCCAAACCTATCCACAATTGTTGCGCAACGTGCGCGTTGTCGATCGCGATCGCCGTTTGGGATGGCAAGATTGTCAACCTGTACAAAAAGCGATCGCTCTTGCTGAAGCTGCAATGGGCGATTCCGGCAGAATTTTGGTTCGCGCCTCTGGCACAGAACCAGTCATTAGAGTAATGGTGGAAGCAGCCAATGCCGAACTCGCCAACTACTGGACAAATGAACTAGTTTCCCAAGTACAGCAGCATCTAATGGACTAA